In the genome of Enterococcus hirae ATCC 9790, one region contains:
- a CDS encoding helicase C-terminal domain-containing protein yields MKSKTYAVVDIETTGTNPKEDRIIQFGCVMIEGGRITSRFSIDINPGRKISKQIQHLTGITNRRVQQAPYFEDVAATIYNLLADTIFVAHNIYFDYNFLNQELLRCQTPGLKIPGIDTVELAQIFLPSEPSFRLADLSESLGFIHENPHQADSDAEVTAQLLLLIEERMRRLPLVTLEAIYALSGQTGMDTSRFIQSVMEEMREQPQPLNEELEIIDGLALQKKEVDLYTSIHYNEQVYPRKKQAKEKIFGKTLMYRKEQNRLMNAVYDHFTKDESKDLMIEAATGMGKTIGYLLPLSYLATPEKPAIISTVSLVLQQQILEKDIPLLNQLLDQPIQATVIKSYRHYIDLQRFKATLEAPKEQKQYLLYQMAILVWLTQTKTGDLDELHLTNLNHLLFSEIAHRGTSFLAKNQPFYAQDFVRFLERKIQQSNFLIVNHAFLVQETQRKRPLLPESPYLLIDEAHHLPDIAEKVNDRRLSIAYFFKQIQQFNESDHLFDRIKAYLPENHEVQRWLEIYQEELNALNEAQIFLAEGLNQFAAKQTNGQYPEEMMVTQEMLSQLPFESSLAIDHLHVFYREIKQLQDQMRLSLTIIQESWTKQMRIDLATLYQLFDQMEKQATLMEQWLEDWHENLIHWFVPNKTAQQTIFHLHDFKAASLKRTVWYPRYTHILYIGGTLKVGPNRQYLAKRLGIEGTPLKVIASPYDYEKQVRIYVPKEAPSISQVDQQQYVDYLSHTLSQLILQEKRPILVLFTSHDILQKVYQAIHLSMLEQGREILAQGIGGSRQKLLKRFMLSEMSVLFGADSFWEGVDLPGDALQIVVVTRLPFDNPLRPMVKARNTYLESEGINPFYQESIPKAALKLRQALGRLIRGEEDRGVLLILDRRLLSAKYSNRILQALPKNITIKEETLDDICKDIPKFLKKNEE; encoded by the coding sequence TTGAAATCAAAAACTTATGCAGTTGTCGATATTGAAACGACTGGGACAAATCCAAAAGAAGATCGCATTATCCAATTTGGATGTGTCATGATTGAAGGTGGTCGAATCACTTCTCGTTTTTCGATTGATATTAATCCCGGACGCAAGATTTCCAAACAAATCCAACATCTGACAGGAATTACCAATCGTCGTGTCCAACAAGCACCTTATTTTGAAGATGTGGCCGCAACCATCTATAATCTGTTGGCGGATACGATTTTTGTTGCTCATAATATTTATTTTGATTATAACTTTCTTAATCAGGAGCTATTAAGGTGCCAAACACCGGGATTAAAGATTCCTGGCATCGATACTGTTGAATTAGCTCAAATCTTCTTGCCAAGTGAGCCAAGCTTTCGATTGGCTGATCTGTCAGAGAGTCTAGGCTTTATTCATGAAAACCCACACCAAGCTGATAGTGATGCCGAAGTGACTGCCCAACTTCTTCTATTGATTGAAGAACGGATGCGCCGCTTACCATTAGTCACATTAGAAGCCATTTATGCATTAAGTGGGCAAACTGGAATGGATACAAGTCGATTTATTCAAAGTGTGATGGAAGAGATGAGAGAACAACCTCAGCCGTTAAACGAAGAATTAGAGATAATCGATGGGTTAGCTTTGCAAAAAAAAGAAGTAGATCTTTATACCAGCATTCATTACAACGAGCAAGTTTATCCTAGAAAGAAACAAGCTAAAGAAAAGATATTTGGGAAAACATTGATGTATCGTAAGGAACAAAATCGCTTGATGAATGCAGTATACGACCATTTTACCAAAGATGAGTCCAAAGATTTGATGATTGAAGCCGCTACTGGAATGGGAAAAACGATCGGGTATCTACTCCCACTCAGCTATTTAGCCACTCCTGAAAAGCCGGCGATCATCAGTACTGTCTCACTGGTACTCCAGCAGCAGATCTTGGAGAAAGATATCCCATTGTTAAATCAATTGTTGGATCAGCCGATTCAAGCAACAGTGATTAAAAGTTATCGCCATTATATCGATTTACAAAGGTTTAAAGCGACCCTTGAAGCGCCAAAAGAACAAAAACAGTATTTACTTTACCAAATGGCAATCCTTGTTTGGTTGACTCAAACAAAAACCGGTGATTTAGACGAATTGCATTTGACCAACTTGAATCATCTTCTTTTTAGTGAGATTGCCCATCGGGGGACTTCATTTTTAGCTAAAAATCAACCGTTTTATGCACAAGATTTTGTTCGTTTTTTAGAGAGAAAGATCCAGCAAAGCAATTTTTTGATTGTGAATCATGCCTTTTTAGTCCAAGAAACCCAAAGAAAGCGACCATTGTTACCAGAGAGTCCATATTTATTGATCGATGAGGCGCATCATTTGCCTGATATTGCAGAGAAAGTCAATGATCGCCGCTTAAGTATTGCGTATTTTTTCAAACAAATCCAACAGTTTAACGAATCGGATCATTTGTTTGACCGGATCAAAGCGTATTTACCAGAAAACCACGAAGTTCAACGTTGGTTAGAGATTTACCAAGAGGAGTTAAACGCACTTAACGAAGCGCAAATTTTTCTGGCAGAAGGACTGAATCAATTTGCGGCAAAGCAAACAAACGGTCAGTATCCAGAAGAAATGATGGTTACTCAAGAAATGCTTTCGCAGTTACCATTTGAGTCGAGCCTTGCAATTGACCATCTCCATGTGTTTTATCGTGAAATCAAACAACTACAAGACCAAATGCGCTTAAGTTTGACAATCATTCAAGAAAGCTGGACGAAACAAATGCGCATTGATTTAGCCACTCTTTATCAATTATTCGATCAAATGGAAAAGCAAGCAACTTTGATGGAACAGTGGCTGGAAGATTGGCATGAAAATTTGATCCATTGGTTTGTTCCCAACAAAACGGCGCAACAAACGATTTTTCATCTTCACGATTTCAAGGCAGCCTCACTGAAAAGAACAGTTTGGTATCCGCGCTACACGCATATTTTATATATTGGCGGCACGCTTAAAGTGGGACCGAATCGTCAGTATCTTGCGAAACGTTTAGGAATTGAAGGTACACCATTGAAAGTGATCGCATCTCCTTATGATTACGAAAAACAAGTCCGTATCTATGTACCCAAAGAAGCACCGTCAATTAGTCAAGTTGATCAGCAACAATACGTGGACTATTTGTCTCATACGTTGTCTCAATTGATCTTACAAGAAAAGCGGCCAATCTTGGTTTTGTTTACGTCACATGATATTTTACAAAAAGTTTATCAGGCGATTCATTTATCCATGTTAGAGCAAGGACGGGAAATCTTAGCCCAAGGGATCGGCGGTAGCCGACAGAAATTGTTGAAACGATTCATGCTGTCTGAAATGAGTGTTTTATTTGGAGCTGATAGTTTTTGGGAAGGTGTGGATTTACCGGGGGATGCTTTACAGATTGTCGTGGTTACCCGCTTACCTTTTGACAATCCGTTACGACCGATGGTGAAGGCAAGGAATACCTATCTTGAATCAGAAGGAATCAACCCATTCTATCAAGAATCGATCCCTAAAGCTGCTTTAAAATTGAGACAAGCCTTAGGAAGATTGATTCGTGGTGAAGAAGATCGAGGCGTTTTATTGATTCTGGATCGTCGATTACTGTCTGCGAAATACAGTAATCGGATCTTGCAGGCCTTACCGAAGAATATTACGATCAAAGAAGAAACATTGGACGATATTTGCAAAGATATCCCAAAATTCTTAAAGAAAAACGAAGAATAA
- a CDS encoding serine hydrolase → MPQKKLRLFMLLTSLILCLAAILPITAVHADESFKVNAKAAFAVDAESGKILYDQDGEKPMGIASITKIIGLYIVLDQVKEGKLTWDEKVPISDYAEKLSVVPDLSNVPLHKENSYTVKELFDSAFIQSANASMVALAEKIAGSETKFLELMKKQLKDWGINDATIVNASGLNNSYLGENRPEGTSETEENQMSAKDVAIVARHLILDFPEVLKVTNTTNETFGEGTQSPVEMVNWNWMLSGFVNYKEGVDGLKTGTTEFAGACFVGTINKDGRRVITVVLNADDHATNPSARFNETGRLMDYCYDNWSIKELGKSNASIPDLKNLAVKDGKETSVAVALKNPVKVWVRNGMDTGKLKITPTLDKKVVTNDQVAAPVNKGMKVGTATITLADDSLGYLEDNKEPTTDIITAKSVEKANIFVIGWRHVTDFFSNLF, encoded by the coding sequence ATGCCTCAAAAAAAATTACGATTGTTCATGTTATTAACAAGTTTGATCTTGTGCCTCGCTGCGATTTTACCAATCACAGCAGTTCACGCTGACGAATCATTCAAAGTCAATGCAAAAGCCGCTTTTGCTGTTGATGCAGAGAGTGGTAAGATCCTTTATGATCAAGATGGAGAAAAACCAATGGGAATTGCTTCAATCACCAAAATAATTGGTCTTTATATCGTTCTTGATCAAGTAAAAGAAGGAAAACTGACTTGGGATGAAAAAGTGCCAATTTCAGATTATGCTGAAAAATTGAGCGTTGTTCCTGACTTGTCAAACGTACCTTTACACAAAGAGAACAGCTATACGGTCAAAGAACTTTTTGATTCAGCCTTTATTCAATCTGCTAACGCCTCAATGGTAGCTTTAGCAGAAAAAATAGCTGGCAGTGAAACAAAGTTTCTTGAATTGATGAAAAAACAATTAAAAGATTGGGGTATTAACGACGCAACGATTGTGAACGCCTCTGGATTAAATAATTCCTATCTCGGTGAGAATCGTCCTGAAGGTACCTCGGAAACAGAAGAAAACCAAATGTCAGCCAAAGATGTTGCGATCGTTGCCAGACACTTGATCTTAGATTTCCCTGAGGTATTAAAAGTGACAAATACTACTAATGAAACGTTCGGCGAAGGGACTCAGTCTCCTGTCGAAATGGTGAATTGGAATTGGATGCTTTCTGGGTTTGTTAACTACAAAGAAGGCGTAGATGGCTTAAAAACTGGTACAACTGAATTTGCTGGTGCTTGTTTTGTTGGAACGATCAATAAAGATGGTAGACGAGTCATTACGGTTGTTTTAAATGCCGATGACCATGCTACAAATCCAAGTGCCCGCTTCAACGAAACCGGACGTTTAATGGATTACTGCTATGATAATTGGTCAATTAAAGAACTTGGAAAGTCCAATGCAAGTATTCCAGATTTAAAAAACTTAGCAGTGAAAGATGGCAAAGAAACTTCAGTAGCTGTTGCCTTAAAAAATCCTGTAAAAGTTTGGGTAAGAAATGGTATGGATACTGGTAAATTAAAAATTACTCCTACCCTTGATAAAAAAGTCGTAACGAATGATCAAGTAGCAGCCCCCGTCAATAAAGGTATGAAGGTAGGGACAGCAACGATTACCTTAGCCGATGATTCACTGGGCTATTTGGAAGACAATAAAGAACCAACCACAGATATTATTACTGCTAAATCAGTTGAAAAAGCAAATATCTTTGTGATTGGTTGGCGACATGTTACTGATTTTTTTAGTAATTTGTTCTAA
- a CDS encoding HD domain-containing protein: MTEKWREDEEYMSYVEDLLATDAVKKLANYTQHVHSTRLEHSLSVSYYSYKLAKKWGGNAKATARAGLLHDLFYYDWRTTKFDEGTHAYIHPRIAVKNAEKITDLSDLERDIILKHMWGATIAPPKYKESYIVTFVDKYCAVKEAAQPMTASMKQKWQRYFGKEQSI; this comes from the coding sequence ATGACAGAAAAATGGCGTGAAGACGAAGAATATATGTCTTATGTAGAAGATCTATTAGCAACAGATGCAGTGAAGAAATTAGCCAATTATACACAACATGTCCACTCCACTCGATTAGAGCATTCTCTTAGTGTTTCTTACTATAGTTATAAATTAGCCAAAAAATGGGGCGGTAATGCAAAAGCAACCGCACGTGCAGGTCTTTTGCATGATCTTTTCTACTATGATTGGCGTACAACAAAATTTGATGAAGGAACGCATGCTTATATCCATCCAAGGATCGCAGTGAAAAATGCAGAAAAAATTACTGACCTATCCGATTTAGAGCGTGATATCATTTTAAAACATATGTGGGGCGCTACGATCGCACCGCCTAAGTATAAAGAAAGCTATATTGTGACGTTTGTCGACAAATATTGTGCTGTGAAAGAAGCAGCACAGCCGATGACTGCTTCGATGAAACAAAAATGGCAAAGATATTTCGGCAAAGAACAATCGATTTAA
- a CDS encoding cold-shock protein → METGTVKWFNSEKGFGFITAENGNDVFVHFSAIQGDGFKTLEEGQTVNFDVEEGQRGPQATNVVKA, encoded by the coding sequence ATGGAAACAGGTACAGTAAAATGGTTTAACTCAGAAAAAGGTTTTGGATTCATTACAGCAGAAAACGGTAACGATGTATTCGTTCATTTCTCAGCTATCCAAGGCGACGGATTCAAAACTCTTGAAGAAGGTCAAACAGTAAACTTTGACGTTGAAGAAGGTCAACGTGGCCCTCAAGCAACTAACGTTGTTAAAGCTTAA
- a CDS encoding FusB/FusC family EF-G-binding protein, with translation MEKTIKPYQYYFIKREVEQLISVYHSVNDSKTIETVQALAVERIEELVEPSQRMNLFLENILDTSLTKETAERLLEELKESVQPFEQPSKAQIEKLFRKVKKLKQPDWNHLDLREHTYIGWNDPGTQKKFLVYYDESGKLNGIRGTLSPTITKGICTICKKTSSVSLFLATTKSNSDGTYTKKGNYICHDSEHCNHNLVQLTPFYEFTEIVKKEG, from the coding sequence ATGGAAAAAACAATTAAACCTTATCAATATTATTTTATTAAAAGAGAAGTCGAACAATTAATATCAGTCTATCATTCAGTAAACGATTCTAAAACGATCGAAACGGTCCAAGCATTAGCTGTGGAGAGAATAGAGGAACTAGTAGAACCCTCACAAAGGATGAACCTTTTCTTAGAAAACATCTTAGATACTTCTTTGACTAAAGAAACTGCTGAACGCTTATTAGAAGAATTAAAAGAATCAGTTCAACCTTTTGAGCAACCTTCGAAAGCTCAAATCGAAAAATTATTCCGAAAAGTGAAAAAGCTAAAACAACCTGATTGGAATCATTTGGATTTAAGAGAACACACCTATATTGGATGGAATGATCCTGGTACCCAGAAAAAATTTCTTGTTTATTATGATGAATCAGGGAAGTTAAACGGTATTCGCGGGACTTTATCCCCGACCATCACGAAAGGGATTTGTACGATTTGTAAAAAAACTTCGAGTGTGTCACTCTTTTTAGCAACAACAAAATCGAATTCAGATGGCACCTATACGAAAAAAGGAAACTATATTTGCCATGATAGTGAGCATTGTAACCACAATTTAGTCCAATTGACTCCTTTTTATGAATTTACTGAGATTGTAAAAAAAGAAGGATAA
- a CDS encoding DUF5590 domain-containing protein, with amino-acid sequence MKKQSKQKQESPKEKTINHVLLGLIIALLAIIVFSSIFYLRASRPRMQAKQEAIEIAKKYAGLEEADHFYWFTRNHTYFSLTGKNDKGQEIAVIIPKSGEKVKVLAQKDGITEQEAKEKIAQAHPEVQIEKASLGMYDNQAVWEVVGKNSKDQFNYYLLSFESGKEIKTITGI; translated from the coding sequence TTGAAGAAACAATCAAAACAAAAGCAAGAATCTCCGAAAGAAAAAACAATTAATCATGTATTACTAGGGTTGATTATCGCTTTATTAGCGATCATCGTATTTAGTTCGATTTTTTATTTACGTGCGAGCCGCCCAAGGATGCAAGCCAAACAAGAAGCAATTGAGATTGCTAAAAAATACGCAGGACTTGAAGAAGCAGATCACTTTTATTGGTTTACTCGGAATCATACTTACTTTTCTTTGACTGGTAAAAACGATAAAGGGCAAGAAATTGCGGTCATTATTCCTAAATCGGGCGAAAAGGTCAAAGTATTAGCTCAAAAAGATGGGATAACTGAACAAGAAGCAAAAGAAAAAATTGCTCAAGCTCATCCAGAAGTCCAAATCGAAAAAGCTTCACTAGGAATGTACGATAATCAAGCTGTCTGGGAAGTTGTTGGAAAAAATTCAAAGGATCAATTCAATTATTATTTGCTTTCTTTCGAGTCAGGGAAAGAAATAAAAACTATCACTGGAATATAA
- a CDS encoding YdcF family protein, translating into MNLTRDLTFLVLYVLGFTGILYWRRRQSDPALFFYCGSWTFMMMVTYFIVLEIFYSTFYFLIPLVFFSIFAFSYFTEKRKLLNGVLFNFFLISFGGYLVTLLLETQNIFIGGLFAIIAIPVLLILLFGVYILIVFLFWNGLLVLKRESRSLANLLTLLLAIFLTLYTIFQIFFIQYFPQWFNVLFTAVPLILFYLFVVFYNFITVSFLYQFNRPRYNQNYIIVLGAGLLNGETVSPLLAKRIDKAIAFYWAQSKATLNPPILLMSGGQGSDEKVPEAIAMKQYALAKGIPERDILVEANSKTTLENMRFSKELMDQQTGGPYRAIFTSNNYHIFRAGLYAKQAGLKADGIGAKTAFYYLPNAFLREYIAILVLHKKRHLIVGGLIVLFTVLFAALSIFI; encoded by the coding sequence ATGAATTTGACAAGAGACCTGACTTTCTTGGTTCTCTATGTTTTAGGGTTTACCGGTATTCTTTATTGGCGCCGTCGTCAAAGTGATCCTGCTCTGTTCTTTTATTGTGGATCTTGGACATTTATGATGATGGTCACTTACTTCATTGTTTTGGAAATTTTTTATTCCACCTTTTACTTTTTGATCCCACTTGTTTTTTTCAGTATTTTTGCATTCTCCTATTTTACTGAAAAACGCAAACTATTGAACGGGGTATTGTTTAATTTCTTTTTAATTAGTTTTGGTGGCTACTTAGTCACCTTGCTGCTTGAAACACAAAATATTTTTATTGGTGGTTTATTTGCAATAATTGCTATCCCCGTTTTGTTGATCTTGTTATTTGGCGTTTACATTTTGATCGTTTTTTTATTTTGGAACGGGTTATTAGTTTTAAAAAGAGAATCTCGCTCATTAGCCAATCTCTTAACTTTATTATTAGCAATCTTTTTGACGTTATATACTATATTTCAAATCTTCTTTATCCAATATTTCCCACAATGGTTCAATGTATTATTCACGGCTGTCCCATTGATTCTGTTTTATCTTTTTGTGGTTTTCTATAACTTTATAACCGTTTCTTTTTTGTATCAGTTCAACCGTCCACGATACAACCAAAATTACATTATTGTTTTAGGGGCTGGTCTACTCAATGGCGAAACGGTATCCCCTCTTTTAGCAAAAAGAATCGACAAAGCGATCGCCTTTTATTGGGCACAAAGTAAAGCAACCTTGAACCCGCCTATTCTATTGATGTCTGGTGGTCAAGGATCAGATGAAAAAGTGCCGGAAGCAATTGCGATGAAGCAATATGCTTTAGCTAAAGGCATTCCTGAGAGAGATATCTTGGTGGAAGCCAATTCAAAGACAACTTTAGAAAATATGCGTTTTTCTAAAGAACTCATGGATCAACAAACTGGTGGGCCATATCGAGCGATTTTCACTTCTAATAATTACCACATCTTCCGTGCAGGTCTTTATGCAAAGCAAGCTGGTTTAAAAGCGGATGGAATCGGAGCGAAAACTGCCTTTTACTACTTGCCGAATGCATTTTTGCGAGAATATATCGCCATCTTGGTTCTGCACAAAAAAAGACACTTGATCGTTGGTGGCTTAATCGTGCTATTTACCGTATTATTCGCAGCTTTGAGCATCTTTATTTAA
- a CDS encoding voltage-gated chloride channel family protein, producing MENRLPDPIRVVVYMIKWLLITLLLGIFMGSLSAFFLNSLTWVTNIRLASPWLLFLLPVSGGIFAFLYSKYGGNSGRGNNLVIDQGNGGEEKIPLRLIPLTLFGTITTHLFGGSVGREGTAVQMGGALAENLARLFQLNKVERELLVISGISAGFSSVFGTPLAGTLFGLEVLAIGKVRTEALFPSFFAALFANFVTESFGVKHIHYPMGTIPNWDVSLFFKLFVAGIAFGLIGWVFSRSIVFLKTWYAKRMASPVLRNFIGGAVVVIAALLLQTQRYLGLSLPLLTDAFNGTAHFYDFLGKLGFTVLSLGAGYQGGEVTPLFEIGATLGAALAPILHVSIPFLAALGFIGVFSGATNIPIACFVMGIELFGGQAASYFFMICLVSFMCSGNSGIYSAQKVVVKKGILFLPMMGSQKQSERSKGRTKTRK from the coding sequence ATGGAAAATCGATTACCTGATCCAATTAGGGTCGTCGTATACATGATCAAATGGTTATTGATCACATTGCTATTGGGAATTTTTATGGGAAGTTTATCAGCCTTTTTTCTCAATAGTTTAACATGGGTTACTAATATACGCCTTGCTTCACCCTGGTTGTTGTTTCTTTTACCAGTAAGTGGTGGAATTTTTGCTTTTTTATATAGTAAGTACGGAGGAAATTCTGGTAGAGGAAATAACTTAGTGATTGATCAAGGAAATGGTGGGGAAGAAAAAATTCCTTTACGCCTGATTCCTTTAACGTTATTTGGAACGATTACCACCCATTTATTTGGTGGTTCTGTCGGACGAGAAGGAACAGCTGTGCAAATGGGAGGCGCTTTAGCAGAAAATTTAGCCCGTCTCTTTCAGTTAAATAAAGTGGAACGGGAGTTATTGGTGATCAGCGGGATCAGTGCTGGTTTTAGTTCCGTTTTTGGTACGCCTCTGGCTGGAACACTATTTGGGTTAGAAGTTTTAGCAATTGGAAAAGTTAGAACAGAAGCCTTATTTCCAAGTTTTTTTGCAGCACTGTTTGCTAACTTTGTGACTGAAAGCTTTGGGGTGAAACATATCCATTACCCTATGGGGACGATTCCAAATTGGGATGTATCTCTTTTCTTTAAATTATTCGTTGCAGGCATTGCTTTTGGTCTTATTGGTTGGGTATTTAGTCGTTCGATCGTTTTTTTGAAAACTTGGTATGCCAAAAGAATGGCTAGTCCAGTTCTACGTAATTTTATTGGCGGAGCTGTGGTCGTCATCGCAGCGCTCTTATTGCAAACCCAAAGATATTTGGGGCTCAGTTTGCCTTTGTTAACTGATGCCTTTAATGGTACCGCCCATTTCTATGATTTTCTTGGAAAGCTTGGATTTACTGTCTTGTCTTTAGGTGCTGGTTATCAAGGTGGAGAGGTAACTCCTTTATTTGAAATTGGAGCGACATTAGGTGCTGCTCTAGCACCAATCTTACATGTGTCCATTCCTTTTTTAGCAGCCTTGGGATTCATTGGCGTCTTTTCAGGAGCAACAAATATACCCATTGCTTGTTTTGTTATGGGAATCGAATTGTTCGGTGGACAAGCAGCCAGTTATTTCTTTATGATCTGTCTGGTGAGCTTCATGTGTTCTGGTAATAGTGGAATTTATTCAGCACAAAAAGTAGTAGTGAAAAAGGGAATTCTTTTCCTGCCAATGATGGGAAGTCAGAAACAGTCTGAGCGATCTAAAGGGAGAACGAAAACACGAAAATAG
- a CDS encoding pyridoxal phosphate-dependent aminotransferase, which produces MKLSKRVQQLEPSVTLAAAAKAKALKAQGKDILSLTVGEPDFATPENIQEVAVQAIRNGKASYYTPSAGIPELRQAIVDYIKEYYGITYEPSQTIVTDGAKFALYALFQTILDPEDEVIIPVPYWVSYGEQVKLAEGRPVFVKGEENNGFKITVSQLEASRTPKTKALIINSPSNPTGMIYDQKELQAIGEWAVKHDILIVADDIYGRLVYNGNEFTPIATISESIRKQTIIINGVSKTYAMTGWRIGYALGNQEIIDGMIAIASQSTSNSTAVSQYAAIEALTGEQDPVEEMRVAFEERLNILYPLVSNLPGVTLNKPQGAFYLFPNVKETLAMCGYENVTKWVEDLLEETGVALVTGEGFGAPENVRLSYATDLGTLEEAVRRIAQFIESKSQI; this is translated from the coding sequence ATGAAGCTGTCAAAAAGAGTACAACAATTAGAACCTTCTGTGACGCTTGCTGCAGCAGCAAAAGCAAAAGCTTTAAAAGCACAAGGAAAAGATATCTTAAGTCTAACGGTCGGAGAACCTGACTTTGCAACGCCCGAAAATATCCAAGAAGTGGCGGTTCAGGCAATTAGAAACGGCAAAGCAAGTTACTATACGCCGAGCGCAGGGATTCCTGAACTACGCCAAGCAATTGTCGATTATATCAAGGAGTACTATGGGATCACCTATGAACCTTCTCAAACGATTGTAACGGATGGTGCAAAATTTGCGTTATATGCCCTTTTTCAGACGATTTTAGATCCTGAAGATGAAGTGATCATCCCAGTACCTTATTGGGTAAGTTATGGAGAGCAAGTAAAATTAGCAGAAGGTCGACCGGTATTTGTTAAAGGCGAGGAAAACAATGGATTTAAAATAACTGTTTCCCAGCTAGAAGCATCACGAACCCCTAAAACGAAAGCATTGATCATCAATTCTCCTTCGAATCCGACAGGAATGATCTATGATCAAAAAGAGCTGCAAGCAATCGGAGAATGGGCTGTCAAACATGATATTTTGATAGTTGCAGATGATATTTATGGACGTTTAGTTTATAATGGCAATGAGTTTACTCCAATTGCAACAATCTCTGAATCTATTCGTAAGCAAACGATCATCATCAATGGGGTCTCAAAAACTTATGCAATGACGGGATGGAGAATCGGCTATGCTTTGGGGAACCAAGAAATCATCGATGGGATGATTGCAATTGCTTCTCAATCAACAAGTAATTCAACAGCAGTCAGTCAATATGCTGCGATTGAAGCGTTGACTGGTGAGCAAGATCCAGTGGAAGAAATGCGCGTGGCATTTGAAGAACGCCTAAATATCTTATATCCACTTGTTTCAAACTTACCTGGAGTGACACTTAATAAACCACAAGGTGCTTTTTATTTGTTTCCGAATGTAAAAGAAACGTTGGCTATGTGCGGTTATGAGAATGTCACGAAGTGGGTAGAAGATCTATTAGAGGAAACGGGTGTTGCTTTAGTAACTGGTGAAGGATTTGGTGCGCCAGAAAATGTGCGATTAAGTTATGCAACGGATCTTGGAACTTTGGAAGAAGCAGTCCGACGTATTGCGCAATTTATTGAGAGTAAAAGTCAAATATAA